A single Corynebacterium resistens DSM 45100 DNA region contains:
- the rplS gene encoding 50S ribosomal protein L19 gives MNILDKVDAASLRDDIPEFRAGDTLDVHVKVIEGSKSRVQVFRGVVIRRQNSGVRETFTVRKISFGIAVERTFPVHSPNIDHIDVLSRGKVRRAKLYYLRNLRGKAAKIKEKR, from the coding sequence ATGAACATTCTTGACAAGGTCGATGCAGCATCCCTGCGCGACGACATCCCAGAGTTCCGCGCCGGCGATACCCTTGACGTTCACGTGAAGGTTATCGAGGGCTCCAAGTCCCGTGTCCAGGTCTTCCGTGGTGTAGTAATCCGTCGCCAGAACTCCGGCGTACGCGAGACCTTCACCGTCCGCAAGATCTCCTTCGGTATCGCCGTTGAGCGTACCTTCCCAGTACACTCTCCGAACATCGATCACATCGACGTTCTGTCTCGCGGTAAGGTTCGCCGTGCGAAGCTGTACTACCTGCGCAACCTGCGCGGCAAGGCAGCCAAGATCAAGGAAAAGCGCTAA
- the lepB gene encoding signal peptidase I, whose product MSQESQATPAKPEKQKKTYPWWVEMPIIIVVTMLLLGAFNTFVGRMYLIPSESMEPTLHGCAGCTPDRIFVNKLAYHGDKKPEAGDVIVFVGTDSWNENYQSKRSSNKVIAGLQTAGEKVGLMAPDENTLVKRVIATEGQTVQCRKGDPGIMVNGKKVDDSYTMNPPVNPIDTTRGSRQCQGNYFGPITIPDNSLWMMGDNRTNSFDSRGHMGDQFQGTIPVDNVVGRVESIVLPFSRIGGVDSLPIQQ is encoded by the coding sequence GTGTCACAAGAATCTCAAGCCACTCCGGCGAAGCCTGAAAAGCAGAAGAAGACCTACCCATGGTGGGTAGAGATGCCGATCATCATCGTCGTAACGATGCTGTTGCTCGGTGCTTTCAACACCTTCGTGGGGCGCATGTACCTCATTCCCTCTGAGTCCATGGAACCCACCTTGCATGGCTGCGCTGGCTGCACACCCGACCGCATCTTTGTGAATAAGCTGGCCTACCATGGCGATAAAAAGCCAGAAGCCGGTGATGTCATCGTCTTCGTAGGTACCGACTCGTGGAATGAGAACTACCAATCGAAGCGAAGCTCCAACAAGGTAATTGCAGGCTTGCAAACCGCTGGAGAAAAGGTGGGCTTGATGGCTCCTGATGAGAACACCCTCGTCAAGCGCGTCATTGCCACCGAGGGACAGACAGTGCAGTGCCGCAAGGGAGATCCGGGAATCATGGTCAACGGTAAGAAGGTCGATGATTCCTACACCATGAATCCGCCAGTCAACCCCATTGATACGACCCGCGGTTCTAGGCAATGCCAAGGTAACTACTTCGGCCCAATCACGATCCCAGATAATTCCTTGTGGATGATGGGCGATAACCGCACGAATTCCTTTGATTCCCGCGGCCACATGGGGGATCAGTTCCAAGGCACCATCCCTGTTGACAACGTAGTGGGGCGCGTGGAATCCATCGTGTTGCCGTTTAGCCGCATCGGTGGCGTGGACAGCCTGCCCATTCAGCAGTAG
- a CDS encoding aldehyde dehydrogenase family protein — MSQNIFDPTSAKFLEGAFTEGAEKPATLFIDGKWHPAADGNTRTIICPADGTEVGLVSEASEEDTFRAIAAARKTFDAGIWANVPAVERGKLLLRVAELIRENKDEFARAESADTGKRIAESEMDMDDIANSFEYFGTLSQHAAGRVVDAGDPNVRSRIEAEPVGVCGLITPWNYPLLQVAWKVAPALAAGNTFVLKQAELTPHTAMMLMCVLQEAGLPDGVANLITGAGADCGNPLSTSPDVDMVSFTGGLVTGKIIAKNAAETVKRVALELGGKNPNVIFADADFDAAVDNALNAAFVHSGQVCSAGARLVVEESIHDKFVEELARRAKLIKLGGPQDDAAETGPLISAEHREKVASYVEKAKEQGAKVLCGGRVPTAQDNESDHATGKTDLTQGMFYLPTVLDGCDKAMDCVHDEAFGPTVTIETFRTEEEAIAIGNDTEYGLAGAVWTTDAGKAERVAAKLRHGTVWINDFHPYLPQAEWGGMKQSGNGRELGPTGLAEYQEFKHVYTNIAPAVTGWFKG; from the coding sequence ATGAGCCAGAATATTTTTGACCCCACCTCAGCCAAGTTCTTGGAGGGTGCATTCACAGAAGGTGCAGAAAAGCCCGCCACCTTGTTCATCGACGGCAAGTGGCACCCAGCCGCCGATGGCAACACCCGCACCATTATCTGTCCGGCCGATGGCACCGAAGTGGGGCTGGTATCCGAGGCCAGCGAGGAGGACACATTTCGTGCCATAGCAGCCGCCCGCAAAACATTTGATGCAGGAATCTGGGCCAACGTGCCCGCCGTGGAACGTGGCAAGTTGCTGCTGCGAGTCGCGGAGCTGATTCGCGAAAACAAGGATGAGTTTGCCCGGGCAGAATCAGCCGATACCGGCAAGCGCATCGCAGAGTCCGAAATGGACATGGACGATATCGCGAATTCCTTCGAATACTTCGGTACCCTGTCCCAGCACGCCGCTGGGCGAGTAGTGGATGCAGGCGATCCCAACGTGCGCTCCCGAATCGAAGCGGAACCGGTTGGTGTGTGTGGCCTGATCACCCCGTGGAACTATCCACTGCTGCAGGTGGCGTGGAAGGTCGCACCCGCCTTGGCCGCAGGCAACACGTTTGTACTGAAGCAGGCAGAACTAACACCGCACACCGCCATGATGCTCATGTGCGTGCTGCAGGAAGCAGGTCTGCCCGATGGTGTCGCGAACCTCATCACGGGTGCGGGCGCGGACTGCGGTAATCCGCTATCCACCAGCCCTGACGTGGACATGGTGAGCTTCACTGGTGGCTTGGTCACCGGCAAGATCATCGCCAAGAACGCAGCCGAGACCGTCAAGCGTGTAGCACTGGAGCTCGGTGGCAAGAACCCGAACGTCATCTTCGCCGATGCGGATTTCGATGCCGCTGTGGATAACGCGCTCAATGCTGCTTTCGTACACTCCGGCCAAGTTTGCTCCGCGGGTGCGCGCCTTGTGGTTGAGGAATCCATACACGACAAGTTCGTCGAGGAGTTAGCCCGTCGCGCGAAGCTCATAAAGTTGGGTGGCCCGCAGGATGATGCCGCGGAAACCGGCCCCCTCATCAGCGCTGAACACCGGGAGAAGGTGGCGTCGTACGTAGAAAAAGCAAAAGAACAAGGCGCGAAGGTTCTGTGTGGCGGCCGAGTACCGACCGCGCAGGACAATGAGTCGGATCACGCGACCGGCAAGACTGACCTGACCCAGGGCATGTTCTACCTGCCCACCGTGTTGGACGGATGCGATAAGGCCATGGACTGTGTGCACGATGAGGCATTCGGACCAACCGTGACCATTGAGACTTTCCGCACGGAAGAGGAAGCCATCGCGATCGGCAATGACACGGAATACGGACTGGCCGGTGCCGTGTGGACCACCGATGCGGGAAAGGCTGAAAGGGTGGCAGCGAAGTTGCGCCACGGCACCGTTTGGATCAATGACTTCCACCCATACCTGCCGCAGGCGGAGTGGGGCGGAATGAAACAATCCGGCAATGGTCGCGAACTGGGGCCGACCGGATTGGCTGAATACCAAGAATTTAAGCACGTTTACACCAACATCGCTCCGGCAGTGACTGGGTGGTTTAAGGGGTAA
- the dprA gene encoding DNA-processing protein DprA, protein MHSLSGNEDNRRKLAWIYLRRAIEASRHDLLELLYEGKGETDPEKLAHRIYRRDDTLPDAILSTTSQRWDHDPRKDAEFAKRHQHRLVTPDDAEWPSSLEAAFGRMRGGGADADGGVRGQAAAPFAFWVHGTRQLDASVRRAVTMVGTRAASAYGKSVTSDLARRLAGDGITVVSGGAMGIDTVAHTAALEAGGATVAVLACGLDVNYPIKNAQLFQQITHNGVLVSEYAPGTSPARHRFLTRNRLVAGFGQVAVMVEAALRSGAINTMNWAEAMVVPNLVVPGPINSTNAQGCLLRIQQQRAELLRTYEDILVALEPVGTQLELGVTSGEQMLSWEQTAVFDACLPAKTASEDVPAGDGELTAILASTGLEAREVIRALRQLESNGLVVREGAQWRRHC, encoded by the coding sequence ATGCATAGCCTCAGTGGTAACGAAGATAACCGCCGGAAACTTGCATGGATCTATCTACGCCGTGCAATCGAAGCCAGCCGGCACGACCTTTTGGAGCTGCTATATGAGGGGAAGGGGGAAACTGATCCGGAGAAGCTAGCTCACCGCATTTATCGTCGCGATGACACACTGCCAGATGCAATTTTGTCCACCACCAGCCAGCGCTGGGACCATGACCCGCGCAAAGATGCGGAGTTCGCCAAGCGCCACCAGCACCGCCTGGTGACCCCGGATGACGCAGAATGGCCCAGCTCGCTTGAGGCTGCTTTCGGGCGAATGCGTGGCGGCGGGGCAGATGCCGACGGGGGAGTTCGTGGACAAGCAGCAGCGCCGTTCGCATTCTGGGTACACGGCACACGACAACTGGATGCCAGCGTGCGAAGGGCCGTCACGATGGTGGGTACCAGGGCGGCGTCGGCGTATGGAAAAAGTGTGACCAGCGACCTTGCACGGCGCCTAGCTGGAGACGGCATAACCGTTGTCTCCGGTGGAGCGATGGGCATTGATACCGTGGCACATACGGCAGCACTGGAAGCCGGTGGGGCAACTGTAGCGGTGCTGGCCTGCGGGCTGGATGTGAACTATCCGATCAAGAACGCGCAGCTCTTTCAACAGATCACCCACAACGGAGTGCTTGTGAGCGAATACGCGCCGGGAACATCCCCGGCTCGGCATCGGTTTCTCACACGCAACAGACTGGTGGCTGGGTTCGGGCAAGTCGCCGTGATGGTGGAGGCAGCATTAAGGTCGGGGGCGATCAACACCATGAATTGGGCAGAAGCCATGGTTGTGCCCAACCTCGTGGTCCCAGGTCCGATTAATTCGACGAATGCGCAAGGTTGTTTGCTTAGGATTCAACAACAGCGGGCAGAGCTGCTGCGCACTTATGAAGATATTCTCGTGGCGTTGGAGCCTGTGGGTACACAGCTTGAACTCGGTGTGACATCGGGTGAGCAGATGCTGAGCTGGGAACAAACCGCTGTTTTCGATGCTTGCCTACCAGCGAAAACCGCGAGTGAAGATGTTCCCGCGGGGGATGGAGAACTCACCGCCATCCTCGCGAGCACTGGGCTTGAAGCCCGTGAGGTAATCCGTGCGCTGCGGCAGCTGGAAAGCAATGGCCTCGTTGTGCGCGAGGGGGCACAGTGGCGTAGGCACTGCTAG
- a CDS encoding YraN family protein, with protein sequence MANTRSVGAAGEDEAVAYLVRRGYEVLQRNYHCRVGELDVVARTREGDVVFIEVKWRSHDCDGGGVAAVSRKKLQRMRLAAAHWMVENPEWTRGAPVLRFDVIDVGPCGVRDHVQGVW encoded by the coding sequence GTGGCGAATACACGATCTGTCGGCGCGGCCGGTGAAGACGAGGCTGTGGCGTACCTCGTGCGGCGTGGGTATGAGGTTTTACAGCGCAACTATCACTGCCGGGTAGGGGAGCTGGACGTGGTCGCGCGGACTCGCGAAGGCGATGTCGTTTTCATCGAGGTGAAGTGGCGTTCACATGATTGCGATGGAGGTGGGGTGGCTGCCGTGAGCCGGAAGAAATTGCAACGCATGCGGTTAGCGGCAGCACACTGGATGGTGGAAAACCCCGAATGGACTCGCGGTGCACCTGTGCTGCGTTTCGATGTTATTGACGTAGGGCCGTGCGGTGTTCGTGATCACGTGCAAGGGGTGTGGTGA
- a CDS encoding ribonuclease HII has protein sequence MEAQLVAAGLGPVAGVDEAGRGACCGPISIAACILPEGDIPELARLTDSKKLTEKRREELFGVIQEVANSYAIIHISAEEIDKLGIQHANVSGMRRAVANLDIEPGYVLTDAVQVPGLAQPHLPVVKGDLMVRCISAASVLAKVSRDRFMRELDHEYPGYGLAGHKGYGTKAHMDAVSLHGATPYHRYTYSNVAKAHNEWLKNQGEEGRI, from the coding sequence ATGGAAGCGCAGCTTGTGGCCGCTGGCCTCGGGCCGGTTGCCGGCGTGGATGAAGCCGGGCGTGGCGCGTGTTGCGGGCCGATCAGTATCGCCGCTTGCATCTTGCCGGAAGGGGATATCCCCGAACTCGCCCGACTGACGGATTCTAAGAAGCTGACGGAAAAGAGGCGCGAGGAGCTTTTTGGCGTCATCCAAGAAGTAGCGAACAGCTACGCCATCATCCATATCTCAGCTGAGGAGATCGACAAGCTAGGCATCCAGCATGCCAACGTCTCCGGTATGCGGCGAGCGGTAGCGAACCTTGATATTGAGCCCGGATACGTGTTGACAGATGCCGTGCAGGTGCCGGGGTTGGCGCAGCCACATCTACCGGTTGTCAAGGGGGATCTAATGGTGCGGTGCATCAGCGCGGCGAGTGTGCTGGCGAAGGTCAGCCGGGATCGCTTCATGCGAGAACTGGATCATGAGTATCCAGGTTACGGATTGGCAGGTCACAAGGGGTATGGCACGAAGGCTCACATGGACGCGGTGAGTCTGCACGGGGCAACGCCGTATCACCGCTACACTTACTCAAATGTAGCCAAAGCACACAATGAGTGGCTGAAAAATCAAGGCGAAGAAGGGCGGATCTGA
- a CDS encoding YifB family Mg chelatase-like AAA ATPase, whose protein sequence is MSVGTSYAMALEGVTGRVVTVECDVSRGLPGISVVGLGDTAVIQAKERIRAALGNTGMNWPGSRTVMSLSPASLPKAGAGYDLAMVLAMLAAKGCSAGTKERLASAVIVGELGLEGDVRPVEGVLAIVLSAARQGFKHIVIPRGNAEEAARLGSAINPDVRVACAMHLSEAVDWMHGGELPTAECVARELRGADSDLSRTHTRVDMADVVGQPEAKRALEIAAAGGHVLMFTGPPGSGKSMLATRLPGILPPMTPSEQVEAAVVHSVAGTKGNLSTVWAGERPFIAPHHSVTQVALIGGGAVPRPGAVSLAHHGVLFIDEVAEARPNVLDALRVPMESRVVELMRQRHIVRYPAQFQLILAANPCPCGAEFAQECTCPGAVRARYQAKLSGPLRDRIDIFARTRTTITASLTGDTPETSEKVAQRVAAARERSIARWGQVNATVPGKILRAEHPATDEAMIVLQDMLRTKTLTQRGVDRALRVAWTLADCAGIDKPGLEHVCDAVDLYRDGAEVH, encoded by the coding sequence ATGAGCGTGGGAACTAGCTACGCGATGGCGCTCGAGGGTGTGACTGGGCGCGTAGTGACTGTGGAGTGTGATGTCAGCCGTGGTCTGCCGGGTATCAGCGTGGTCGGACTTGGGGATACCGCCGTTATTCAAGCCAAAGAACGAATCCGGGCAGCACTGGGGAACACGGGGATGAACTGGCCCGGATCGCGGACCGTCATGAGCCTATCCCCGGCATCGCTGCCGAAGGCGGGGGCGGGCTATGACCTCGCCATGGTGCTGGCAATGCTGGCCGCGAAAGGATGTAGTGCTGGGACCAAGGAACGTTTGGCTTCAGCTGTAATTGTTGGCGAACTCGGATTGGAAGGCGACGTTCGGCCGGTAGAAGGAGTGCTGGCCATTGTGCTGAGCGCCGCGCGGCAGGGGTTTAAGCACATTGTGATTCCGCGGGGGAATGCTGAGGAAGCGGCACGACTAGGAAGTGCTATCAATCCAGATGTCCGTGTTGCGTGTGCAATGCACCTGAGTGAGGCTGTGGACTGGATGCACGGCGGTGAGCTGCCCACAGCGGAATGTGTCGCGAGGGAGTTAAGGGGTGCGGATTCGGACCTGTCACGAACGCACACCCGGGTGGATATGGCTGATGTAGTTGGACAACCGGAGGCCAAACGCGCGCTGGAGATTGCCGCAGCTGGAGGGCATGTGTTGATGTTTACCGGGCCTCCCGGATCGGGTAAATCAATGCTGGCGACTCGCCTACCGGGCATCTTGCCGCCCATGACTCCCAGCGAACAGGTAGAGGCCGCGGTGGTGCATTCCGTGGCGGGTACCAAAGGCAATCTCAGCACAGTGTGGGCAGGGGAAAGACCGTTCATTGCACCCCACCACAGTGTGACTCAGGTGGCGCTGATCGGAGGTGGTGCCGTCCCACGCCCTGGGGCAGTATCGCTCGCGCATCATGGAGTGTTATTCATCGATGAGGTAGCAGAAGCGAGACCTAATGTTTTAGATGCTTTACGGGTGCCCATGGAAAGCCGCGTGGTGGAGTTGATGCGGCAGCGCCACATAGTGCGGTATCCGGCGCAGTTTCAACTTATCCTGGCGGCTAACCCCTGCCCGTGTGGGGCAGAGTTCGCGCAAGAATGTACTTGCCCGGGCGCAGTGCGCGCACGCTACCAAGCAAAGCTCTCCGGTCCACTGCGCGACCGCATTGATATCTTTGCCCGTACGAGGACAACAATTACAGCCTCCCTCACAGGGGATACCCCAGAAACCAGCGAGAAAGTCGCCCAACGAGTGGCAGCTGCACGGGAGCGTTCTATCGCACGTTGGGGACAAGTCAATGCCACGGTGCCGGGCAAAATACTGCGAGCAGAACATCCAGCTACAGACGAGGCCATGATCGTATTGCAAGACATGTTGCGCACCAAAACCCTGACTCAGCGTGGGGTGGATCGAGCTTTGCGCGTGGCATGGACGCTGGCCGATTGCGCTGGAATCGACAAACCGGGGCTGGAGCACGTTTGCGATGCTGTGGACCTTTATCGCGATGGGGCGGAGGTGCACTGA
- a CDS encoding DUF2469 domain-containing protein: MSAEELDDYEANVELSMYREYRDVVSQFSYVVETERRFYLANAVELIPRNSGGEVYYEVRMSDAWVWDMYRPARFVRYVRVITYKDVNIEELDKPELNFPE; the protein is encoded by the coding sequence GTGAGCGCTGAGGAACTGGACGATTACGAAGCAAATGTTGAACTGTCCATGTACCGCGAATATCGCGACGTGGTGAGCCAGTTTTCCTATGTTGTCGAAACTGAGCGACGCTTCTATTTGGCCAACGCGGTAGAACTCATTCCGCGTAACTCCGGTGGCGAAGTGTACTACGAAGTACGCATGTCCGATGCTTGGGTGTGGGATATGTACCGGCCAGCCCGCTTCGTGCGTTACGTCCGCGTTATCACCTACAAGGATGTCAATATCGAGGAACTCGATAAGCCCGAGCTGAACTTCCCCGAGTAG
- a CDS encoding Tex family protein, with product MTNSIASIIAHELGVETSRVEATIALLDEGNTVPFIARYRKEVTGGLDDSQLRTLETRLNYLRELEERKQVVLSAIEDQGKLTDELKQLILGVETKARLEDLYLPYKTTRRTKATIAREAGLEPLAEQLLEGTDQDPAELAAGYITEGFADAKAVLTGARAIVVENLATDADLVGEVREEYFKRGRAESSVVEGQETAGAKYRDYFEFDEPFEKLPSHRILALLRGESEGVLRVNFAAGEDDEFYEGLIAERAGLQARGDAADKFRAECARFGWRTKLAVSSAVDVRMRLKEKADAAAVDVFSLNLRDLLLAAPAGQRATLGLDPGYRNGVKCAVVDATGKVLDTIVVYPHTGAGKWDESRAALAQLVAKHKVELLAVGNGTASRETEKLAREVADLIAQAGGEKPQAVIVSESGASVYSASEVAAREFPDMDVSLRGAVSIARRLQDPLAELVKIDPKSIGVGQYQHDVNQTLLAQGLDAVVESAVNSVGVDLNSASAQLLGRVAGVSSTVADNIVAYRDENGAFASRKELLKVPRLGPKAFEQAAGFLRIRGGADPLDASAVHPEAYPLVREIVARTGVDVEDLVGNTAVLSKLKPADLANEKFGVPTVTDVLAELDKPGRDPRPTFKTAALAEGVEKISDLKVGMVLEGTVTNVAAFGAFVDVGVHQDGLVHVSAMSHNFVKDPHDVVHSGQVVKVKVMEVDEARQRVGLSLRLDDEPGGRQSKKQPKKKAGQPRNKPAPQGGMAAALKRAGFGTS from the coding sequence ATGACCAATAGCATCGCTAGCATCATTGCCCACGAACTCGGGGTGGAAACCTCCCGTGTAGAGGCCACCATCGCCCTGCTCGACGAGGGCAACACCGTGCCGTTTATCGCCCGCTACCGCAAAGAGGTTACGGGTGGCTTGGACGATAGTCAGCTGCGCACCCTCGAAACCCGATTGAACTATTTGAGGGAGCTGGAAGAGCGCAAGCAGGTTGTCCTCTCGGCCATTGAGGACCAAGGCAAGTTGACGGACGAGCTCAAGCAGCTGATCTTGGGCGTCGAAACAAAAGCACGCCTGGAAGACCTGTACCTTCCGTACAAAACCACCCGCCGTACGAAGGCGACGATCGCGCGCGAGGCCGGATTGGAACCACTGGCGGAGCAACTACTGGAGGGGACCGATCAGGATCCGGCGGAGCTGGCAGCCGGGTATATCACCGAAGGCTTCGCCGATGCGAAGGCTGTGCTGACCGGTGCGCGCGCCATTGTCGTCGAGAATCTGGCGACTGATGCAGACCTCGTGGGGGAAGTGCGCGAGGAATACTTCAAACGCGGGCGTGCGGAGTCCTCAGTTGTGGAGGGGCAAGAAACCGCGGGAGCCAAGTATCGGGATTACTTTGAATTCGACGAGCCATTCGAGAAACTGCCGAGTCACCGCATCCTGGCGCTGTTGCGTGGAGAGTCCGAAGGTGTGCTGCGCGTGAACTTCGCCGCGGGCGAGGATGATGAATTCTACGAGGGGTTGATCGCCGAACGCGCCGGATTGCAGGCGCGCGGGGATGCAGCCGATAAGTTCCGCGCGGAATGCGCCCGATTTGGATGGCGCACGAAGTTGGCTGTGAGCTCTGCAGTGGATGTGCGCATGCGGCTGAAGGAAAAGGCCGACGCGGCTGCGGTGGACGTGTTTTCACTTAACCTGCGCGACCTGTTGCTGGCCGCCCCAGCAGGTCAACGGGCGACTCTGGGATTGGACCCCGGTTACCGCAACGGTGTGAAATGCGCGGTCGTCGATGCCACGGGCAAAGTACTGGATACGATCGTGGTGTACCCGCACACCGGTGCTGGGAAGTGGGATGAATCCCGCGCAGCGCTGGCGCAGTTGGTGGCCAAGCACAAGGTCGAACTCTTAGCCGTGGGCAATGGTACCGCCAGCCGCGAGACCGAAAAGCTTGCGCGGGAAGTGGCAGACCTTATCGCCCAAGCGGGCGGGGAAAAGCCCCAAGCCGTGATCGTCAGTGAATCCGGGGCGAGTGTTTACTCCGCCAGTGAGGTGGCCGCCCGCGAATTCCCGGACATGGACGTGAGCCTGCGCGGCGCGGTTTCCATCGCACGTCGCCTTCAGGACCCCCTCGCGGAACTGGTGAAGATCGACCCGAAGTCCATCGGCGTGGGCCAGTATCAACACGACGTTAACCAGACGCTTCTAGCCCAGGGGCTTGACGCCGTCGTGGAATCGGCAGTGAACTCCGTGGGTGTGGACTTAAACTCCGCGAGTGCGCAACTACTGGGACGAGTGGCTGGTGTGAGCAGCACCGTCGCGGACAATATCGTGGCCTACCGCGATGAGAACGGCGCTTTCGCCTCCCGCAAGGAACTGCTCAAGGTGCCGCGACTTGGGCCGAAGGCTTTCGAGCAGGCGGCCGGCTTCTTGAGGATTCGTGGTGGGGCCGATCCCCTAGATGCTTCCGCCGTACACCCCGAGGCCTACCCACTCGTGCGCGAGATCGTGGCGCGCACCGGGGTAGATGTAGAAGACCTCGTGGGCAATACTGCTGTGTTGTCCAAGCTTAAGCCCGCGGATCTCGCCAACGAAAAATTCGGTGTACCTACCGTGACCGATGTGTTGGCAGAGCTCGATAAGCCCGGCCGTGACCCACGTCCGACGTTCAAAACGGCCGCCCTCGCTGAGGGTGTGGAAAAGATCAGCGACCTCAAGGTAGGCATGGTGCTGGAAGGTACCGTGACGAATGTGGCCGCTTTCGGTGCGTTCGTGGATGTGGGAGTGCACCAGGATGGCCTGGTGCACGTATCCGCGATGAGCCACAACTTCGTCAAGGATCCGCACGATGTCGTCCACTCCGGCCAAGTTGTCAAGGTGAAGGTCATGGAAGTCGACGAAGCAAGGCAGCGTGTGGGCCTATCGCTGCGCTTGGACGATGAACCCGGTGGGCGTCAATCTAAAAAACAACCTAAGAAAAAGGCCGGTCAGCCGCGAAATAAGCCGGCGCCACAAGGCGGCATGGCTGCAGCCCTCAAACGAGCGGGATTTGGAACTTCCTAG